From Erwinia sp. HDF1-3R, one genomic window encodes:
- the ugpA gene encoding sn-glycerol-3-phosphate ABC transporter permease UgpA, producing the protein MSSSRPVFRSCWLPYLLVLPQLLITIVFFLWPAGEALWYSVQNVDPFGITSSFVGLENFRRLIGDDSYLASFSTTLIFSGLVTAIGLTVSLFFAALVNHVLCMKRVWQTLFLLPYAVAPAIAAVLWMFLFSPGQGLVTWLLGQFGYSWNHAQNSGQAMFLVVLASVWQQMSYNFLFFFAALQSIPQSLNEAAAIDGAGPVRRFFQLSLPLITPVGFFLMVVNLVYAFFDTFPVIDAATGGGPVQSTTTLIYKIYREGFAGLDLSSSSAQSVVLMVLVIILTVIQFRYVEKKVRYQ; encoded by the coding sequence ATGTCTTCTTCTCGCCCCGTGTTCCGTTCCTGCTGGCTGCCTTATTTACTGGTGCTGCCGCAGCTGTTGATAACGATAGTCTTCTTCCTCTGGCCTGCGGGTGAAGCGCTGTGGTATTCGGTACAGAATGTCGATCCTTTCGGTATTACCAGCTCCTTCGTCGGTCTGGAAAACTTTCGCCGTCTGATCGGTGACGACAGCTACCTCGCATCATTCTCGACCACGCTAATTTTTAGCGGCCTGGTGACGGCTATCGGTCTGACGGTATCGCTGTTCTTCGCCGCGCTGGTGAACCATGTTCTGTGTATGAAGCGTGTCTGGCAGACGCTCTTTCTGCTGCCTTATGCGGTGGCCCCGGCCATCGCGGCGGTTCTGTGGATGTTTTTATTCAGCCCTGGCCAGGGTCTGGTGACGTGGCTACTGGGTCAATTCGGCTACAGCTGGAACCACGCGCAAAATAGCGGGCAGGCGATGTTTCTGGTGGTGCTGGCCTCCGTCTGGCAGCAGATGAGCTACAACTTTCTGTTTTTCTTTGCCGCGCTACAGTCAATTCCCCAGTCGCTGAACGAAGCGGCTGCCATTGATGGTGCGGGGCCGGTGCGGCGTTTTTTTCAGCTCTCCCTGCCGCTGATTACACCCGTCGGCTTTTTCCTGATGGTGGTGAACCTTGTCTATGCCTTCTTCGATACCTTCCCGGTGATTGACGCTGCAACGGGAGGCGGGCCGGTTCAGTCCACCACCACCCTGATTTATAAAATCTATCGTGAAGGATTTGCCGGTCTCGACCTCTCTTCCTCCTCCGCGCAGTCGGTGGTGCTGATGGTACTGGTGATTATTTTGACGGTGATTCAGTTTCGCTACGTGGAGAAAAAGGTGCGCTATCAATGA
- a CDS encoding sn-glycerol-3-phosphate import ATP-binding protein UgpC: protein MAEVSIQAVTKSYDGKNQIIQPLNVTIHDGEFMVMVGPSGCGKSTLLRMVAGLERVTSGDIYIDGQRVTDREPKDRGIAMVFQNYALYPHMSVGENMAYSLKIRGMGKTHIRQRVLDTARSLELEALLDRRPRELSGGQRQRVAMGRAIVREPAVFLFDEPLSNLDARLRVQMRLELQLLHRRLNTTSLYVTHDQVEAMTLAQRVMVMNSGVLEQLGTPVEIYERPATRFVASFIGAPAMNLLEGVINASGTQLVMSGDFSLPLVEQKSGWAGRALTLGIRPEHIKLSTASAGGLPMVVESLEMLGADNLAHGRWAGSRVIARLPHDQRPVPGSTLWLHLPPDALHFFDTSNGQRLE from the coding sequence ATGGCAGAAGTCAGTATTCAGGCTGTAACCAAGTCCTATGATGGTAAAAATCAGATTATTCAGCCGCTTAACGTGACCATACATGACGGCGAGTTTATGGTGATGGTGGGGCCTTCCGGCTGCGGTAAATCGACCCTGCTGCGCATGGTGGCCGGACTGGAGCGGGTCACCAGCGGCGATATTTATATCGATGGCCAGCGCGTTACCGATCGGGAGCCGAAAGATCGGGGTATTGCGATGGTGTTTCAAAACTATGCGCTTTATCCGCATATGAGCGTCGGGGAGAATATGGCCTACAGCCTGAAAATTCGCGGCATGGGCAAAACGCATATACGCCAGCGCGTACTCGACACGGCGCGCAGCCTGGAGCTTGAGGCGCTGTTGGACCGCCGTCCACGGGAGCTTTCCGGCGGACAGCGTCAGCGGGTGGCGATGGGACGGGCCATCGTCCGCGAGCCTGCCGTGTTTCTCTTCGATGAGCCTTTATCCAACCTGGATGCCCGTCTACGCGTGCAGATGCGGCTGGAGCTACAGCTGCTTCATCGGCGTCTGAACACGACCAGCCTGTATGTTACGCACGATCAGGTCGAAGCCATGACGCTGGCGCAGCGGGTGATGGTAATGAACAGTGGTGTGCTGGAGCAACTGGGTACGCCGGTAGAGATCTACGAGCGCCCGGCAACGCGCTTTGTCGCCAGTTTTATCGGCGCGCCAGCGATGAACCTGCTGGAGGGGGTGATCAATGCGTCAGGGACGCAGCTGGTGATGTCGGGTGATTTTTCCCTTCCGCTGGTGGAACAGAAAAGTGGCTGGGCAGGGCGTGCATTGACGCTGGGTATCCGCCCGGAGCATATTAAGCTCTCTACGGCATCGGCAGGTGGCCTGCCGATGGTGGTGGAGTCGCTGGAGATGCTGGGGGCAGATAATCTTGCCCATGGTCGATGGGCGGGTAGTCGTGTGATAGCACGTCTGCCGCATGATCAGCGGCCTGTGCCGGGCAGCACGCTCTGGCTTCATCTGCCGCCTGACGCGCTTCATTTCTTTGATACCAGTAACGGACAACGACTCGAATGA
- the ugpB gene encoding sn-glycerol-3-phosphate ABC transporter substrate-binding protein UgpB, with protein sequence MSSRSFRHTALSMLMGLTLSGQALAVTEIPFWHSMQGDLGVEVDSLAQRFNESHPEYKIVPTWKGNYEQSLAAGIAAVRSGKAPAILQVYEVGTATMMASKAIVPVYDVFKNAGIPLDEKQFVPTIAAYYSDAKTGHLISQPFNSSTPVLYYNKDAFKKAGLNPDKPPATWQELQQDAAALRKAGMTCGYASGWQGWIQIENYSAWHGLPVATKNNGFDGTDAALVFNQPAQVQHIAMLEEMNKKGEFSYFGRKDESTAKFYNGDCGITTASSGSLADIRHYARFNYGTGMMPYDASVPNAPQNAMIGGASLWVMKGKDAETYKGVAEFMQFLAQPEIAAEWHQKTGYLPITTAAWELTRQQGFYDKNPGTETATRQMLNKPPLPFTRGMRLGNMPQIRTLIDEELEGVWTGQKTPQAALDNAVLRGNQQLRRFEQTARQ encoded by the coding sequence ATGTCATCACGATCATTTCGTCATACTGCACTCAGCATGCTGATGGGGCTGACCCTCAGCGGACAGGCGTTAGCCGTAACCGAGATCCCTTTCTGGCATTCGATGCAGGGCGATCTGGGCGTAGAGGTCGATTCACTGGCTCAGCGTTTTAACGAATCGCACCCGGAATATAAAATTGTCCCGACCTGGAAAGGCAACTATGAACAGAGCCTGGCGGCGGGTATTGCTGCCGTGCGCTCGGGCAAGGCGCCGGCGATCCTGCAGGTCTACGAAGTGGGTACGGCAACGATGATGGCATCAAAAGCGATTGTGCCAGTCTATGACGTTTTCAAAAACGCCGGGATCCCCCTTGATGAGAAACAGTTTGTGCCCACGATCGCCGCATACTACAGCGACGCCAAAACCGGCCATCTGATATCACAACCGTTCAACAGCTCCACGCCGGTGCTCTATTACAATAAAGATGCGTTCAAAAAGGCCGGCCTTAACCCGGACAAGCCGCCAGCAACCTGGCAGGAGTTACAGCAGGATGCCGCCGCGCTGCGTAAAGCGGGAATGACCTGCGGCTACGCCAGCGGCTGGCAGGGATGGATTCAGATTGAAAACTACAGCGCCTGGCACGGCCTGCCGGTGGCGACTAAAAATAACGGCTTTGACGGCACCGATGCAGCGCTGGTGTTTAATCAACCGGCTCAGGTGCAGCACATCGCCATGCTGGAAGAGATGAACAAAAAGGGCGAGTTCAGCTACTTTGGCCGCAAAGATGAGTCCACGGCTAAATTCTATAACGGCGACTGCGGCATCACGACCGCCTCGTCCGGCTCGCTGGCTGATATCCGCCATTATGCCCGCTTTAACTATGGCACAGGCATGATGCCTTACGATGCCTCCGTTCCCAATGCCCCGCAGAACGCCATGATCGGCGGTGCCAGCCTGTGGGTCATGAAGGGCAAGGATGCTGAAACGTATAAAGGGGTTGCTGAATTTATGCAGTTCCTGGCCCAGCCGGAAATTGCTGCGGAATGGCACCAGAAAACCGGCTACCTGCCGATTACCACGGCGGCATGGGAGCTGACCCGTCAGCAGGGTTTCTATGACAAAAATCCCGGCACCGAAACCGCTACCCGCCAGATGCTCAACAAACCGCCGCTGCCGTTTACCCGGGGAATGCGTCTGGGCAACATGCCGCAAATCCGCACTCTGATTGATGAGGAGCTGGAAGGGGTCTGGACGGGTCAGAAAACGCCGCAGGCCGCACTGGATAACGCGGTACTACGCGGTAACCAGCAGCTGCGTCGTTTTGAACAGACGGCCAGGCAGTAG
- the livH gene encoding high-affinity branched-chain amino acid ABC transporter permease LivH: MSEQLLYFLQQMFNGVTLGSTYALIAIGYTMVYGIIGMINFAHGEVYMIGSYVSFIVIAALMMMGIDVGWMLIGAGFIVAIVIASAYGWSIERVAYRPVRSSKRLIALISAIGMSIFLQNYVSLTQGSRDLALPSLITGQWTLGESNGFSATLSTMQVVIWLVTFVAMLALTLFIRYSRMGRACRACAEDLKMASLLGINTDRVISLTFVIGAAMAAVAGVLLGQFYGVINPYIGFMAGMKAFTAAVLGGIGSIPGAMVGGLILGIAEALTSAYLSTEYKDVVSFALLIVVLLVMPTGILGRPEVEKV, translated from the coding sequence ATGTCCGAGCAGCTCCTCTATTTTTTGCAACAGATGTTCAATGGCGTAACGTTAGGCAGCACCTACGCGCTGATCGCCATTGGCTATACCATGGTGTATGGCATCATCGGGATGATCAACTTCGCCCACGGCGAGGTCTATATGATTGGCAGCTACGTCTCCTTTATTGTGATTGCTGCGCTGATGATGATGGGTATCGACGTCGGCTGGATGCTGATTGGTGCCGGATTTATCGTCGCCATCGTGATTGCCAGCGCGTACGGCTGGAGCATCGAACGCGTTGCCTACCGTCCGGTACGATCCTCAAAACGGCTGATTGCGCTGATCTCCGCCATCGGCATGTCCATTTTCCTGCAAAATTACGTCAGCCTTACTCAGGGATCGCGCGACCTTGCGCTGCCGAGCCTGATAACGGGTCAGTGGACACTGGGCGAAAGTAACGGCTTTTCCGCCACGCTCTCAACGATGCAGGTTGTTATCTGGCTGGTCACCTTCGTGGCGATGCTGGCGCTGACGCTGTTTATCCGCTATTCCCGGATGGGACGTGCCTGCCGCGCCTGTGCCGAGGATTTGAAAATGGCCAGCCTGCTGGGCATTAATACTGACCGCGTCATCTCCCTGACGTTTGTTATCGGGGCCGCAATGGCGGCGGTGGCGGGTGTATTGCTGGGCCAGTTTTACGGCGTCATTAACCCCTACATTGGCTTTATGGCCGGGATGAAAGCATTTACTGCTGCGGTGCTGGGCGGAATAGGGAGTATTCCAGGGGCCATGGTCGGTGGGCTGATCCTTGGTATTGCTGAAGCGCTGACTTCGGCTTACCTCAGCACGGAATACAAGGATGTGGTCTCTTTCGCGCTGCTGATCGTGGTGCTGCTGGTCATGCCGACCGGTATCCTGGGGCGTCCGGAGGTGGAGAAAGTATGA
- the livG gene encoding high-affinity branched-chain amino acid ABC transporter ATP-binding protein LivG: protein MTPVLSVSGLMMRFGGLLAVNNVELELRPQEIVSLIGPNGAGKTTVFNCLTGFYRPTGGSIRLRDRELAGLAGQKIARMGIVRTFQHVRLFREMTVIENLLVAQHQHLKSGVFAGLLKTPAFRRAESEALDRAATWLERVGLLALANRQAGNLAYGQQRRLEIARCMVTRPEILMLDEPAAGLNPKETHELDALIAELRREHKVSVLLIEHDMKLVMGISDRIYVVNQGTPLANGTPDEIRNNPDVIRAYLGEA from the coding sequence ATGACGCCGGTCTTGTCCGTAAGCGGCCTGATGATGCGCTTTGGTGGCCTGCTTGCCGTAAACAATGTCGAGCTGGAGCTGCGCCCACAGGAGATCGTTTCGCTGATTGGTCCAAACGGGGCGGGTAAAACCACCGTCTTTAACTGCCTGACCGGCTTTTACCGGCCAACCGGCGGCAGCATCAGGCTGCGCGATCGCGAGCTGGCGGGTCTGGCGGGACAAAAAATTGCCCGAATGGGCATCGTACGCACCTTCCAACACGTACGGCTGTTCCGTGAGATGACGGTAATTGAAAATCTGCTGGTCGCCCAGCATCAACATCTGAAAAGCGGGGTATTTGCCGGACTGTTAAAAACGCCCGCTTTCCGTCGCGCGGAGAGCGAGGCGCTGGACAGGGCGGCGACGTGGCTTGAACGCGTCGGCCTGCTGGCGCTCGCCAATCGTCAGGCGGGCAACCTCGCCTACGGTCAGCAGCGCCGGCTGGAGATTGCCCGCTGTATGGTAACCCGGCCGGAAATATTGATGCTGGATGAGCCCGCAGCGGGGCTGAACCCCAAGGAAACGCATGAGCTGGACGCGCTTATCGCCGAGCTGCGACGTGAACATAAGGTGTCGGTATTGTTGATTGAACACGATATGAAACTGGTGATGGGCATTTCCGACCGGATTTATGTGGTTAACCAGGGTACGCCGCTGGCGAACGGTACGCCGGATGAAATCCGTAACAATCCGGATGTGATCCGCGCTTACTTAGGGGAGGCATAA
- the ugpE gene encoding sn-glycerol-3-phosphate ABC transporter permease UgpE — MIENRRGLTIFSHIMLVVGVLTVLFPLYVAFVAATLNNSEVFQVPMTLIPGQHLWDNIVDIWHNGVAQNSAPFGVMLMNSAIMALSITAGKITVSMLSAFALVWFRFPLRGLFFWMIFITLMLPVEVRIFPTVEVIARLDMLDSYQGLTLPLMASATATFLFRQFFMTLPDELVEAARIDGASPMRFFRDIVLPLSKTNLAALFVMTFIYGWNQYMWPLLIVNDTHLGTAVAGIRSMIGSGDGATHWNLVMAAMLLTMLPPIAVVLLMQRAFVRGLVEREK, encoded by the coding sequence ATGATTGAGAATCGACGCGGGCTGACGATTTTTAGCCATATTATGCTGGTAGTTGGTGTACTGACGGTGCTGTTCCCGCTCTATGTGGCCTTTGTTGCCGCCACGCTTAACAACAGTGAAGTCTTTCAGGTGCCGATGACCCTGATCCCCGGGCAGCACCTCTGGGACAACATTGTCGATATCTGGCATAACGGCGTGGCGCAGAACAGCGCGCCCTTTGGCGTCATGCTGATGAACAGCGCCATCATGGCGCTAAGCATTACTGCCGGAAAAATCACGGTTTCAATGCTTTCAGCCTTCGCACTGGTGTGGTTTCGCTTCCCGCTGCGCGGTCTGTTTTTCTGGATGATCTTTATCACGCTGATGCTGCCCGTTGAGGTGCGCATATTTCCGACGGTGGAGGTGATCGCCCGGCTGGATATGCTTGACAGCTACCAGGGGCTGACGCTGCCGCTGATGGCGTCGGCCACCGCCACCTTCCTGTTTCGTCAGTTCTTTATGACGCTCCCCGATGAGCTGGTTGAAGCAGCACGCATTGACGGCGCCAGTCCGATGCGCTTTTTCCGTGACATCGTGCTGCCGCTGTCGAAAACCAACCTGGCGGCGCTGTTCGTCATGACCTTTATCTACGGCTGGAACCAATATATGTGGCCCCTACTGATCGTCAACGATACCCATCTGGGTACGGCCGTGGCGGGTATTCGCAGCATGATTGGCAGCGGGGATGGCGCGACGCATTGGAACCTGGTGATGGCAGCGATGCTGCTGACCATGTTACCGCCCATCGCTGTGGTTTTACTGATGCAACGCGCCTTTGTGCGCGGGCTGGTTGAGAGAGAGAAATAA
- a CDS encoding Rpn family recombination-promoting nuclease/putative transposase, translating to MKKKTSTPMPHDAIFRQFLAQPEIARDFIETHLPVALRELCDLNTLKLESGSFVEDDLRQYFSDVLYSLKTVAGDGYIHVLIEHQSTPDKHMAFRLLRYAVAAMQRHLEAGNPKLPLVIPILFYAGKRSPYPYSTNWLQEFADPQRAGKLYSSDFPLVDVTVIPDEEIAGHRSMAALTLLQKHIHQRDMAELTDRLAAILLAGYLSSTQVVSLIHYIVQAGESSDAEAFICGLAQRVPQHGEVLMTIAQQLEKKGIKTGLQKGLEQGLEQGLEQGLQLGREEGRFEGERKATLKIAMAMLQNGIDRNTVMKMTGLSEDELAKIQH from the coding sequence GTGAAAAAGAAAACAAGCACTCCCATGCCCCACGATGCCATATTCCGCCAGTTTTTGGCGCAGCCGGAAATTGCCCGTGATTTTATTGAAACCCACCTTCCGGTAGCGCTGCGCGAACTTTGCGATCTCAACACGCTGAAGCTGGAGTCGGGCTCATTTGTTGAGGATGATCTTCGCCAGTATTTCAGCGATGTGCTCTACAGCCTGAAAACGGTGGCGGGTGACGGGTATATCCATGTCCTGATTGAGCATCAGTCCACGCCGGATAAACATATGGCATTCAGGCTACTACGCTACGCGGTGGCAGCAATGCAGCGCCATCTTGAAGCCGGCAACCCCAAACTGCCGCTGGTGATACCGATATTGTTCTATGCGGGTAAACGCAGTCCCTATCCCTATTCCACCAACTGGCTGCAGGAATTTGCGGATCCGCAACGGGCAGGTAAACTCTATAGCAGTGATTTTCCGCTGGTTGACGTCACGGTTATTCCGGACGAGGAAATAGCCGGTCACCGCAGTATGGCCGCCCTGACCCTGCTGCAAAAGCACATTCATCAACGTGATATGGCGGAGCTGACTGACAGACTGGCTGCAATTCTGCTGGCCGGATATCTTTCTTCAACGCAGGTAGTATCGCTGATACACTATATCGTACAGGCAGGCGAATCGTCAGATGCAGAAGCCTTTATATGTGGACTGGCACAGCGGGTGCCGCAACACGGAGAAGTACTGATGACCATTGCACAACAGCTTGAAAAAAAAGGCATTAAAACGGGCCTGCAAAAGGGTCTGGAACAAGGACTGGAACAGGGTCTGGAACAAGGTCTCCAGCTTGGGAGAGAAGAAGGGCGTTTTGAAGGCGAGCGTAAAGCTACGCTGAAAATCGCAATGGCCATGCTGCAGAATGGAATAGATCGCAATACCGTGATGAAAATGACCGGACTTTCAGAAGACGAACTGGCTAAAATTCAACATTGA
- the livF gene encoding high-affinity branched-chain amino acid ABC transporter ATP-binding protein LivF — protein MLSLQNISAHYGKIQALHDVSLHINQGEIVTLIGANGAGKTTLLGTLCGEPRATEGNIIFDDKVITGWQTARIMREAIAIVPEGRRVFARMTVEENLAMGGFFAARQQYQTLIARVYALFPRLYERRTQRAGTMSGGEQQMLAIGRALMSQPRLLLLDEPSLGLAPIIIQQIFDTIEQLRQEGMTIFLVEQNANQALKLADRGYVLENGRVVLEDSGDALLANEAVRSAYLGG, from the coding sequence ATGCTATCTCTGCAAAATATCAGTGCCCACTACGGTAAAATCCAGGCGCTGCACGACGTTAGCCTGCATATTAACCAGGGCGAGATCGTTACGCTCATCGGCGCCAATGGGGCAGGTAAAACTACGCTGTTGGGCACGCTGTGCGGCGAGCCGCGCGCCACCGAAGGTAACATCATTTTTGATGATAAGGTCATAACCGGCTGGCAGACCGCGCGCATTATGCGCGAGGCGATTGCCATTGTTCCGGAAGGAAGGCGCGTATTTGCCCGCATGACGGTGGAGGAAAATCTGGCAATGGGCGGTTTTTTTGCCGCTCGCCAGCAGTATCAGACCCTGATCGCGCGCGTCTATGCGCTCTTCCCGCGGTTGTATGAGCGCCGGACGCAGCGTGCGGGGACCATGTCCGGCGGCGAGCAGCAGATGCTGGCGATTGGCCGGGCGCTGATGAGCCAGCCGCGTCTGCTGCTGCTGGACGAGCCTTCCCTTGGCCTTGCGCCCATTATTATCCAGCAGATCTTCGACACCATCGAACAGCTGCGGCAGGAGGGCATGACGATTTTCCTCGTTGAGCAAAACGCCAATCAGGCGCTAAAGCTGGCCGATCGCGGCTATGTGCTGGAGAACGGTCGCGTGGTGCTGGAGGACAGCGGCGACGCCCTGCTGGCTAACGAGGCGGTCAGAAGCGCCTACCTCGGCGGCTGA
- a CDS encoding high-affinity branched-chain amino acid ABC transporter permease LivM, which translates to MKHLNLLNALASAAMLLLLAAFFMGMRLDLDGTRLVVNNAGSVRWNWIAIGCAVVFFFQLLRPLLQHGLKKVSAPSLVLPGIDGSTRKQQLFMLLLIVAAIAWPFLVTRGTVDIATLTLIYVMLGLGLNVVVGLSGLLVLGYGGFYAIGAYTFALLNHYYALSFWECLPLAGLVTALFGLLLGFPVLRLRGDYLAIVTLGFGEIVRILLLNNTEITGGPNGISQIPKPTLFGLEFNRSVRDGGWDTFHHFFGLKYDPSDRIIFLYMVALLLVVLTLFVINRLLRMPLGRAWEALREDEIACRSLGLNPTRIKLTAFTISAAFAGFAGSLFAARQGFVSPESFTFAESAFVLAIVVLGGMGSQFAVILAAVLLVVSRELMRDLNEYSMLVLGGLMVLMMIWRPQGLLPMKRPHLKLKSVEKGDAV; encoded by the coding sequence ATGAAACACCTCAACCTGCTTAACGCCCTGGCCTCCGCCGCGATGCTGTTGCTGCTGGCCGCTTTCTTTATGGGCATGCGCCTGGATCTGGACGGCACCCGGTTGGTGGTCAACAACGCCGGAAGCGTGCGCTGGAACTGGATAGCAATCGGCTGTGCGGTGGTCTTCTTCTTTCAGCTGCTGCGCCCACTGCTACAGCACGGCCTGAAAAAAGTCTCTGCGCCGTCGCTGGTATTGCCGGGGATCGACGGTTCAACGCGAAAGCAGCAGCTGTTTATGCTGCTGCTGATCGTTGCCGCCATTGCCTGGCCCTTCCTGGTGACGCGCGGCACGGTGGATATCGCCACGCTGACGCTGATTTATGTGATGCTGGGTCTGGGGCTGAACGTGGTGGTGGGTCTGTCAGGCCTGCTGGTTCTGGGCTACGGCGGCTTTTACGCCATCGGTGCCTACACGTTTGCGCTGCTTAATCACTATTACGCACTGAGCTTCTGGGAATGTCTGCCGCTGGCCGGGCTGGTGACGGCACTGTTCGGACTGCTGCTTGGCTTCCCGGTACTGCGGCTACGCGGGGATTATCTGGCAATTGTTACGCTCGGCTTTGGGGAAATCGTCCGTATTTTGCTGCTCAATAATACGGAGATTACCGGCGGTCCCAACGGCATCAGCCAGATCCCTAAGCCAACGCTGTTCGGACTGGAGTTTAACCGCAGCGTACGCGATGGCGGCTGGGATACTTTCCATCATTTCTTTGGACTGAAATATGATCCGAGCGATCGCATTATTTTCCTCTATATGGTGGCGCTGTTGCTGGTGGTACTGACGCTATTCGTGATTAACCGGCTGCTGCGGATGCCGCTGGGTCGCGCCTGGGAAGCGCTGCGCGAGGATGAAATCGCCTGTCGCTCCCTGGGGCTAAACCCAACGCGCATCAAGCTGACCGCCTTTACCATCAGCGCGGCCTTTGCCGGATTTGCCGGCAGCCTGTTCGCCGCCCGCCAGGGGTTTGTCAGTCCGGAATCCTTCACCTTTGCGGAGTCTGCCTTCGTGCTGGCTATCGTGGTACTGGGCGGGATGGGATCGCAGTTCGCAGTGATCCTCGCGGCCGTTCTGCTGGTAGTTTCGCGCGAGCTGATGCGCGATCTGAACGAGTACAGCATGCTGGTGCTCGGCGGGCTGATGGTGCTGATGATGATCTGGCGCCCGCAGGGGCTGCTGCCGATGAAGCGACCGCATCTCAAGCTGAAAAGCGTGGAAAAAGGAGATGCCGTATGA
- the ugpQ gene encoding glycerophosphodiester phosphodiesterase, with protein MTYDIWPYPHIVAHRGGGKLAPENTLAGIDTAARLGHKMIEFDAKLSLDGEIFLLHDDTLDRTSNGWGLAGQLPWEKLLQLDAGSWFSKAFAHERLPLMADVAERCAKYQMMANIEIKPTTGFDAETGHAVAVAARDFWHTQIPPLLSSFSTQALEAAKQAAPELPRGLLLHEWREDWLSLIQELDCISIHLNHKILDEARVAVLKAAGLRVLVYTVNSPERARTLLKWGVDAICTDRIDLLGPDFS; from the coding sequence ATGACGTATGACATCTGGCCCTATCCTCACATTGTCGCCCACCGCGGGGGCGGTAAGCTGGCCCCGGAAAATACCTTAGCCGGTATTGATACGGCGGCCAGGCTGGGGCACAAAATGATTGAGTTTGATGCAAAGCTTTCGCTCGATGGCGAAATATTTCTGCTGCACGATGACACGCTGGACCGCACCAGTAATGGCTGGGGCCTCGCGGGGCAGCTTCCGTGGGAAAAACTTTTGCAGCTGGATGCCGGCAGCTGGTTTAGCAAGGCTTTTGCTCATGAACGGCTGCCGCTTATGGCGGATGTTGCTGAGCGCTGCGCGAAATATCAGATGATGGCGAATATCGAGATCAAACCGACGACCGGCTTTGACGCTGAAACCGGTCATGCGGTGGCGGTGGCGGCGCGTGACTTCTGGCATACGCAGATCCCACCGCTGCTCTCCTCATTTTCCACTCAGGCGCTGGAAGCGGCAAAGCAGGCCGCACCCGAGCTTCCGCGGGGCTTGCTGCTGCATGAGTGGCGCGAGGACTGGCTCTCACTGATACAGGAGCTTGACTGCATCTCCATTCATCTTAATCACAAAATTCTGGATGAAGCGCGGGTCGCGGTTTTGAAAGCGGCGGGGCTGCGCGTGCTGGTGTATACGGTGAATAGCCCAGAACGGGCGAGAACGCTGCTGAAGTGGGGGGTAGATGCGATTTGTACCGATCGTATCGATCTGCTGGGACCTGATTTTAGCTGA